From the genome of Podospora pseudoanserina strain CBS 124.78 chromosome 7 map unlocalized CBS124.78p_7.2, whole genome shotgun sequence, one region includes:
- a CDS encoding uncharacterized protein (EggNog:ENOG503NUY4; COG:P) yields MPISWPSFSPRLVYEKGPLKAIPFPAIRLISILVVINLLVWAGVAVVLHYFPKLISPAVLSYTLGLRHALDADHISAIDLMTRRLIASGQRPVAVGTFFSLGHSTIVIVTCIALAATAGAVRDKFDDFERIGGIIGTSVSGTFLLILCIANGWILYRLVQRLKQVLAEQRAARLAPDYDSDAEANADPIGDQMGLEGMGFLSNVFRGVFKAVDRPWKMLPLGMLFGLGFDTSSEIAILGIASIQAAQGTSIWVILIFPLLFTAGMCMVDTTDGALMMALYTNKAFSRDIVAILYYSIVLTSITVFVSAFIGVIQWLSLIDHVAEPDGSFWDGVGAIGDHYEIIGASICGLFLVVGIGSVLVYRPWRRRMDRTVSALPAPEATPSANALVPNPDAAVDYGTTNKQPGTTTVENVDR; encoded by the exons ATGCCGATATCCTGGCCTTCCTTCTCGCCCCGGCTCGTCTACGAGAAGGGACCCCTCAAAGCCATCCCCTTCCCTGCCATCCGACTCATCAGCATCCTCGTGGTCATCAACCTGTTGGTCTGGGCTGGTGTAGCCGTTGTCTTGCACTACTTCCCTAAGCTTATCTCGCCGGCTGTTTTATCCTACACCCTCGGTCTTCGTCATGCCCTCGATGCGGATCACATCAGCGCCATTGACCTCATGACCCGGAGGCTGATCGCCTCTGGTCAACGACCTGTCGCCGTGGGAACGTTTTTCAGCTTGGGGCACTCAACGATTGTCATTGTCACTTGCATCGCCCTCGCGGCCACAGCCGGTGCTGTCAGAGACAAATTCGATGACTTTGAGCGCATCGGTGGTATCATCGGGACGAGTGTGTCCGGGACGTTCCTGTTGATTCTGTGCATTGCCAACGGGTGGATTCTTTACCGTTTGGTTCAAAGGCTGAAGCAAGTCCTCGCTGAACAGAGAGCGGCGAGGCTGGCTCCGGACTATGACTCGGATGCGGAGGCCAACGCTGATCCCATTGGCGACCAGATGGGGCTTGAGGGGATGGGGTTCTTGTCGAATGTCTTCAGGGGTGTGTTCAAGGCTGTTGACAGACCATGGAAGATGCTGCCTTTGGGAATGCTCTTTGGGCTTGGCTTTGATACCAGTTCCGAGATTGCCATTCTTGGAATTGCCAGCATTCAGGCTGCCCAGGGGACGAGCATTTGGGTTATTTTGATCTTTCCTCTTTTGTTCACAG CCGGCATGTGCATGGTCGACACTACCGATGGCGCTCTCATGATGGCCCTATACACCAACAAGGCCTTTTCCAGAGACATTGTCGCCATTCTCTACTACTCCATTGTACTTACAAGCATCACTGTCTTTGTCTCTGCCTTCATTGGTGTGATCCAGTGGCTGTCCTTGATTGACCATGTTGCTGAACCAGATGGAAGCTTCTGGGATGGTGTCGGCGCCATTGGTGACCATTACGAGATTATTGGCGCCAGCATTTGCGGTCTTTTCCTTGTTGTGGGTATTGGCTCAGTGTTGGTTTATCGtccatggaggaggagaatggaCCGGACGGTCAGTGCGCTCCCAGCACCTGAGGCGACGCCTAGTGCGAATGCCCTTGTACCCAACCCCGATGCGGCGGTCGACTATGGCACAACGAACAAGCAGCCTGGAACCACCACTGTGGAGAATGTGGATAGGTGA
- a CDS encoding uncharacterized protein (COG:I; EggNog:ENOG503NWPT) produces the protein MATDSETTPLVNANTDLQSYYSSLESRIGYRLLLGGTRHFGYWKHDTYWPFPLSKPLRAMEDKLAELLALPRGAEVLDAGCGVGHVALHMAKAHGLRISGIDVVDHHIAKARCNIGRSGLPEGTVTVRKMDYHHLEKLPDESLDGVYTMETFVHATDPKVVLAGFYRILRPGGRLAQFEYDHDLMADSPEDMAVSMRKINQYAAMPTNNISHPGVFKKMAEDAGFENVVVHDLTPNVKPMTRLFFVLAIIPYLIVRLLGLERHFINTIAAVETYRGLGRWRYIAISANKPGGPLEVSKTR, from the coding sequence ATGGCGACTGATTCCGAGACCACGCCGCTGGTTAACGCCAACACCGACCTGCAATCCTACTACTCCTCACTGGAGTCCCGCATTGGGTATCGCCTGCTACTTGGAGGCACCCGCCATTTTGGGTACTGGAAACATGATACATACTGGCCATTCCCGTTATCGAAGCCCCTGAGGGCAATGGAAGACAAGCTGGCTGAGCTACTGGCTCTGCCCCGCGGCGCCGAGGTTCTTGATGCGGGCTGCGGCGTGGGCCATGTCGCATTGCACATGGCAAAAGCACATGGCTTGCGCATCTCAGGTATCGATGTCGTTGATCACCACATCGCCAAGGCCAGGTGCAACATTGGTCGTTCAGGGCTGCCTGAAGGCACTGTCACAGTCCGGAAAATGGACTATCACCACTTGGAGAAATTGCCGGATGAGTCGCTTGACGGGGTTTATACGATGGAAACATTTGTCCATGCCACGGACCCAAAAGTTGTGCTCGCCGGGTTCTACCGTATCCTTCGGCCAGGCGGCCGGCTGGCCCAATTCGAGTACGACCACGATCTGATGGCCGACTCCCCAGAGGACATGGCAGTCTCGATGCGCAAGATCAACCAGTATGCCGCCATGCCAACAAATAATATATCACACCCCGGTGTGTTCAAGAAGATGGCCGAGGATGCGGGATTCGAGAATGTCGTCGTCCACGATCTCACACCAAACGTCAAGCCCATGACACGGTTGTTCTTTGTGCTGGCCATCATCCCGTACTTGATCGTTCGGCTGCTTGGACTCGAGAGGCACTTCATCAACACGATCGCTGCGGTAGAGACATATCGAGGGCTCGGGAGGTGGCGGTATATTGCGATATCTGCCAACAAGCCAGGCGGTCCGCTGGAAGTGTCGAAGACGCGGtag
- a CDS encoding uncharacterized protein (COG:S; EggNog:ENOG503P2ZH) → MSESTCEVCWGLDASDTDRIYFEIEELTASVKDGCASCILLWKALEHAMPNLSQEDGRVDLLQDDGRPLEVIYLDHEGSRKLLDIYCHADSPTSCSWIGPSTEVSIDSSSDECFALAERWINDCITEHERCADGEPQLLPTRVIDIGAAEQPPRLRLHIPQNESARYVALSHCWGSPEKAARTIKMTADNLSQFQTEIPWIKLTKTFQDAVIITRRLGIRYLWIDSLCIIQGDAQDWAIEASKMTTVYANAFFVIAASGATDGDGGCFLGSRAASVEGVLPIECSGVGGRKSTAYARRVRRSYEDSRRITRSAQSVHGWMTGLGQPLEKRAWTYQEEKLANRILYYTQDELQWRCATFNACECSPPSVNTLAHDLSRTQDGNSEVWCRMVLAYTQRELTYISDRLPALSGIATGWELSENDTFCAGLWRRGLPRQLLWMRSHEMDTSIPVISSKRHPEYYAPTWSWASITGAVDFILDRLEFHARIADCETEPSTANRFGPVRSGHITLMGFLIPVKASMSWDCKSIWSKKMPRVTDNRPDRNNQYLGEMLPDIETETREYPEIEEQECYHLLALGHNRVDTWISIKSLVLRQVQSTPNAYTRVGLLEVRHDGTLKTFFSDTQECRITIL, encoded by the coding sequence ATGTCTGAGTCGACCTGCGAAGTGTGCTGGGGTCTCGACGCCTCAGATACCGACAGAATATATTTCGAAATTGAAGAACTGACTGCTTCTGTCAAAGATGGTTGCGCTTCATGCATATTGCTTTGGAAAGCACTGGAGCATGCGATGCCAAATTTGAGTCAAGAGGATGGCCGAGTTGACTTGCTCCAGGACGATGGGAGACCATTGGAGGTGATTTACCTCGACCACGAAGGCAGCCGCAAGCTGCTTGACATCTACTGCCATGCCGATTCACCTACCTCATGCTCTTGGATCGGACCGTCTACCGAAGTCTCGATTGATTCTTCCTCGGATGAATGTTTCGCGTTGGCCGAGCGTTGGATCAACGACTGCATCACTGAACATGAGAGATGTGCTGACGGCGAACCCCAACTGCTCCCCACGCGAGTCATCGATATAGGAGCGGCGGAGCAGCCACCTCGACTTCGCCTTCATATTCCACAGAACGAATCGGCACGATATGTCGCTCTTAGCCATTGCTGGGGTTCACCGGAGAAAGCTGCGAGGACGATTAAAATGACAGCCGATAACCTCAGCCAGTTCCAAACCGAGATACCCTGGATCAAGCTGACCAAGACCTTCCAAGACGCCGTTATCATCACTCGCCGCCTAGGTATACGGTACCTTTGGATCGACTCTCTCTGTATCATCCAAGGTGATGCCCAAGACTGGGCTATCGAAGCCTCGAAAATGACGACGGTGTATGCCAACGCTTTCTTTGTTATTGCAGCGAGCGGTGCTACCGATGGCGATGGAGGTTGCTTTTTGGGCTCTCGTGCCGCCAGCGTGGAGGGTGTTCTGCCTATTGAGTGTAGTGGcgtgggagggaggaaaagcACTGCCTATGCAAGACGAGTTAGAAGGAGCTACGAGGACAGCCGCAGAATCACGCGGTCTGCACAGAGTGTGCATGGCTGGATGACGGGCTTAGGACAGCCCCTTGAGAAGCGTGCGTGGACCTACCAGGAGGAGAAATTGGCTAATCGTATCTTGTATTACACACAAGACGAGCTTCAGTGGCGTTGCGCGACCTTCAACGCTTGCGAGTGTTCTCCCCCTTCGGTGAACACACTGGCGCATGACCTCTCACGCACTCAGGACGGAAACAGCGAGGTGTGGTGTCGTATGGTGCTGGCATACACACAGCGCGAGTTGACGTACATCTCGGATCGCCTTCCTGCGCTATCGGGCATCGCTACTGGGTGGGAACTTTCTGAAAATGACACCTTTTGTGCTGGCTTATGGCGGCGGGGTCTTCCTCGGCAACTATTGTGGATGAGAAGCCACGAGATGGATACGAGTATCCCCGTCATCAGTTCCAAGAGGCATCCCGAGTATTATGCCCCGACCTGGTCGTGGGCTTCCATCACCGGCGCAGTGGATTTCATTTTGGACCGCCTCGAGTTCCACGCCCGCATTGCAGACTGCGAGACGGAACCCTCGACTGCGAATCGCTTTGGGCCAGTTCGGTCCGGTCACATTACGCTGATGGGATTCTTGATACCCGTCAAAGCGAGCATGAGCTGGGACTGCAAGAGCATTTGGAGCAAGAAAATGCCCCGGGTGACGGATAACCGCCCAGATCGCAACAACCAGTACCTTGGCGAGATGCTCCCGGATATCGAAACGGAAACTCGCGAATATCCCGAAATAGAAGAACAAGAATGCTATCACCTTTTGGCCTTGGGTCATAATAGAGTGGACACTTGGATCAGCATCAAGTCCCTAGTCCTTCGACAGGTGCAGTCCACCCCGAATGCTTACACTAGAGTTGGATTGTTGGAGGTTAGACACGATGGAACTTTGAAGACATTCTTCAGTGACACCCAAGAATGTCGAATAACCATTCTATAG
- a CDS encoding uncharacterized protein (COG:S; EggNog:ENOG503NYCV), translating into MKSLFLALPGLAHAALRFGCSTLTIERLDPVVEPGNNPSAHVHQVVGGNAFNATVDTSVDVGNRATCTTCIFSEDKSNYWTATLYFRARNGSYHKVPQYPNAVFHDGQVGGMTIYYTQQDFWDNGNQKITSFPPGFRMTVGSPTTETREQAQQYKGLRYTCLQDILTRGSETYDFPKQPCPAGIMAIHHFPACWDGKNLDSPDHQSHMFLTGHGGFRVADPCPASHPVRMPQVAYETMWDTSVFNDKDLWPEDGSQPFIWSTGDTKGYSTHADYLFGWEGDSLQRAMDSNCFFQRCSLGKYPEGVLKVQTPEEQNACKIETTVKEPVDGWLDYLPGKPETALRR; encoded by the exons ATGAAGTCCCTCTTCCTAGCCCTTCCGGGCCTGGCCCACGCGGCTCTTCGTTTCGGTTGCTCGACACTGACTATCGAGCGTCTCGACCCAGTTGTTGAGCCTGGGAATAACCCCTCTGCCCATGTTCACCAAGTCGTTGGTGGAAACGCGTTCAACGCTACTGTTGACACCTCGGTAGATGTTGGAAACCGCGCGACCTGCACCACCTGCATCTTTTCTGAAGACAAATCCAACTACTGGACCGCCACACTGTATTTCCGTGCCCGAAATGGATCATACCACAAGGTGCCCCAGTACCCCAACGCTGTCTTCCACGACGGACAAGTCGGTGGCATGACCATCTACTACACACAACAGGACTTCTGGGACAATGGAAACCAAAAGATCACGAGCTTCCCTCCTGGTTTCAGGATGACTGTTGGCAGCCCTACCACCGAGACTCGGGAGCAAGCCCAGCAGTACAAGGGGCTGAGGTACACCTGTCTACAAGACATTCTCACTCGTGGTAGTGAGACATATGACTTCCCCAAGCAGCCTTGCCCCGCTGGAATTATGGCCATTCATCACTTCCCCGC TTGCTGGGATGGCAAGAACCTGGACTCACCCGATCACCAATCCCACATGTTCCTCACCGGTCACGGCGGGTTCCGAGTTGCCGACCCTTGCCCGGCTTCCCACCCCGTCCGCATGCCCCAAGTTGCGTATGAGACCATGTGGGACACTTCTGTGTTCAACGACAAGGACCTTTGGCCTGAGGATGGTTCGCAGCCGTTTATCTGGTCGACTGGTGATACAAAGGGGTACTCCACCCACGCTGACTACTTGTTTGGCTGGGAGGGTGACTCGCTGCAGAGGGCCATGGATTCCAACTGCTTCTTCCAACGGTGCTCGCTGGGCAAGTATCCAGAGGGTGTGCTCAAAGTCCAGACACCCGAGGAGCAGAATGCTTGCAAGATTGAAACGACGGTCAAAGAGCCGGTGGATGGCT GGCTTGACTACCTTCCTGGCAAGCCGGAGACTGCTCTGCGTCGCTAA
- a CDS encoding uncharacterized protein (EggNog:ENOG503P00U; COG:S) gives MLRFGCSQVVIERLDPLVNPGQNPSSHMHQIVGGNAFSASMPLEDISALSTCTTCHFQEDHSNYWTANLYFRARNGTYKRVPQMANEFNTGDNGGITVYYTSPAPNATTAFKPGFRMLAGDVNLRKSEGLGRNMQQCYRCYTKENFGGSMYSPCMDPVYDTDHLPKIPCPGGIRSNIIFPLCWDGVNLDSPNHKDHVAHPITGPTSFSVVGGECPKSHPVKIPQVMYEVMWDTRPFNNPEDWPEDGSQPLVLSNGDTTGYGQHGDYVFGWEKDSLQVAMDTGCYLRNCSSLTELPPKVKNQCQVPVSATVDGDLDECKLPPPPPLFFLIILCFEAVELME, from the exons ATGTTGCGCTTTGGCTGCTCGCAGGTTGTGATTGAGCGTCTGGATCC ACTCGTCAACCCAGGCCAAAATCCATCATCCCACATGCACCAAATCGTGGGAGGAAAcgccttctcggcctccatGCCCCTCGAAGAcatctccgccctctccacctgcACGACCTGCCACTTCCAAGAAGACCACTCCAACTACTGGACCGCCAACCTCTACTTCCGCGCACGCAACGGCACCTACAAACGTGTTCCTCAGATGGCCAACGAGTTCAACACCGGCGACAACGGTGGTATTACCGTGTACTATACATCCCCAGCGCCGAATGCCACGACTGCTTTCAAGCCTGGCTTTCGCATGCTGGCCGGCGATGTGAACCTACGCAAGTCGGAGGGTCTCGGTCGGAACATGCAGCAGTGCTATCGGTGTTATACCAAGGAGAACTTTGGAGGGAGCATGTACAGCCCGTGCATGGACCCTGTTTATGATACGGACCATCTTCCCAAGATACCCTGTCCTGGCGGGATCAGGTCTAATATCATCTTTCCGCTGTGCTGGGATGGCGTCAACTTGGATAGTCCAAACCACAAGGATCACGTTGCGCATCCCATCACAGGACCAACATCGTTTTCCGTTGTCGGCGGAGAATGCCCCAAGTCACATCCTGTCAAGATACCGCAGGTCATGTACGAAGTGATGTGGGACACGAGACCGTTCAACAACCCGGAAGACTGGCCGGAGGATGGGAGTCAGCCTTTGGTGTTGTCGAATGGTGATAC AACCGGGTATGGCCAACATGGCGATTATGTCTTTGGCTGGGAAAAGGATTCCCTTCAAGTCGCGATGGACACGGGGTGTTATCTGCGAAATTGCAGTAGCTTGACTGAGCTGCCGCCAAAGGTCAAGAACCAGTGCCAGGTGCCGGTCAGTGCAACGGTTGATGGAGATTTGGATGAGTGCAAgttaccccctccccccccccttttttttttgattaTATTGTGTTTTGAAGCTGTAGAGCTAATGGAATGA
- a CDS encoding uncharacterized protein (EggNog:ENOG503P4GG), which translates to MAQAKTTSLVLADADHLIYDTSSTPPTAVYGLSTNIESLTYKDSSLNFSRALHQKTASSSTLESDPATQQEGDRLYNLVHPLNADYRTDIPTHFFLTCHSPSLSSVGNIKLATSKSLLSSKPDKIKAVHYPNRTASTSPLFPDEDATEKVLFTCSKQTFGKGYTWTNSHNKEVAREEELKDGDAVKGRRLIFTSGQITQEEQDALVAVWVLKRWVEVAEEKEFKKEALDKLSPAEQAAMDMKWFKRAGGLAGLAAAGGAC; encoded by the coding sequence ATGGCACAAGCCAAAACAACTTCACTCGTCCTTGCTGACGCCGACCACCTCATCTACGacacctcttccacccctcccactgCAGTCTACGGCCTCAGCACGAACATCGAATCGCTCACTTACAAAGACTCCTCCCTGAACTTCAGTCGCGCGCTCCATCAAAAaacggcatcatcatcaacactcGAATCAGACCCCGCGACACAACAAGAAGGCGACCGCCTCTACAACCTcgtccaccccctcaacgcAGACTACCGCACCGACATCCCCAcccacttcttcctcacctgccattccccatccctctcctccgtGGGCAACATTAAACTCGCCACCTCcaaatccctcctctccagcaaACCTGACAAGATCAAAGCGGTGCACTACCCCAACCGCACAGCATCGACCTCCCCACTATTCCCCGACGAAGATGCCACTGAAAAGGTTCTCTTCACATGCAGCAAACAAACATTTGGCAAGGGCTACACCTGGACAAACTCGCATAACAAGGAAGTGGCACGAGAGGAAGAGCTCAAGGACGGGGATGCTGTCAAGGGTAGAAGGTTGATTTTCACAAGTGGACAAATCACCCAGGAGGAACAAGACGCCCTTGTTGCAGTTTGGGTTCTGAAACGGTGGGTGGAAgtggccgaggagaaggaattCAAGAAGGAAGCGCTGGACAAGCTGTCTCCAGCCGAGCAAGCGGCCATGGATATGAAGTGGTTCAAGCgggcgggggggttggccGGGTTGGCGGCTGCGGGAGGGGCTTGCTGA
- the SEC11C gene encoding Signal peptidase complex catalytic subunit S11C (EggNog:ENOG50KOG3342; MEROPS:MER0000600; COG:U) yields the protein MSFLRSPFVQHLLGILQVVSACFMAWKGACLLSGTPYPAVVVITNSMAPAFDPGDILLVHRHPAHDGRVRVGDLPVILNPDRPFPFIHRVVGVFYDDNQEEMVLTKGDNNELNDSVGMMYPGGQEYISRREIAGFVRGYVPLLGWVVIFLQDPVRTMERLLSSGDELGPDNFI from the exons ATGTCTTTTCTACGGTCGCCCTTTGTGCAGCATCTCCTGGGCATCCTTCAGGTCGTGTCGGCATGTTTCATGGCATGGAAGGGCGCCTGCCTTCTTTCTGGCACTCCCTacccggccgtggtggtcaTCACCAACTCGATGGCCCCGGCCTTTGATCCGGGGGACATCTTGCTCGTCCATCGCCACCCGGCACATGACGGGAGAGTAAGGGTTGGTGACCTTCCCGTCATCCTCAATCCTGATCGACCATTTCCTTTTATTCAccgggttgttggtgtgttTTATGATGACAATCAAGA ggagatggtgttgaccAAAGGTGACAACAATGAGCTGAACGATTCAGTTGGAATGATGTATCCTGGTGGGCAGGAATACATCTCTCGACGTGAAATCGCCGGCTTCGTTAGAGGCTATGTTCCTttgctgggttgggttgttATTTTCTTGCAGGACCCTGTCCGTACTATGGAGCGGTTGCTATCTTCAGGTGACGAGCTCGGGCCTGACAACTTTATATGA
- a CDS encoding uncharacterized protein (EggNog:ENOG503PFXY; COG:S) yields MNVVILNYGKRDISLTIMHSTVFTPLWSFSLASLITILSLGQGKGIRKLSLLAIWPLNFLSLNTCHHLTWPGGLNSTYASLVIFYFLHTLKILVLDYQPPKSPGFINAYKLWNNPRGLEAPPVVFSTTHNKNPQSRLRFAILQLVKIALLFTADTHLVQGVISVFVFTGAKPSDFAPDYEVFRFQPLTGRQLLIRAGISVNWIWTAFYLLEASRCALSLAFVAVLRWDEPEEWPSIWGRAANATSVRGFWGKVWNRITIPTFAFYAGLFLGVLGVEKKTGLRKTLVPLFVFLLSGLSHGLGGWAVGDGAMGRDVLFFFLNFVACAVETFVGKTAGWKSCKRGVPSWTVRTAGMMYLFGFFFMVVPLWMYPKIYVALGM; encoded by the coding sequence ATGAATGTTGTCATTCTCAACTACGGAAAGCGCGACATTTCACTCACGATTATGCATTCGACAGTATTCACCCCTTTATGGTCTTTTTCTCTGGCGAGCCTCATCACGATATTGTCTCTAggccaaggaaaaggaaTCCGAAAGCTTTCACTGCTCGCCATATGGCCACTCAACTTCCTGTCTCTGAACACTTGCCACCACCTGACATGGCCTGGAGGGCTCAACAGCACCTACGCCAGTCTCGTCATCTTCTACTTTCTTCACACTCTCAAAATCCTTGTTCTTGActaccaaccaccaaaatccCCGGGTTTCATCAACGCTTACAAACTCTGGAACAACCCTCGAGGGCTTGAAGCCCCCCCAGTGGTATTCTCCACTACTCACAACAAGAACCCCCAATCCCGGCTCAGATTCGCCATCCTTCAGCTCGTCAAGatcgccctcctcttcacagCAGACACGCACCTTGTCCAAGGTGTCATTTCCGTATTTGTCTTCACAGGCGCCAAACCATCGGATTTTGCCCCTGACTACGAAGTCTTTCGCTTCCAACCACTCACCGGTAGACAGCTCCTCATCCGAGCCGGCATTTCGGTGAACTGGATCTGGACAGCATTTTACCTTCTTGAAGCCTCCCGTTGTGCTCTCTCGCTTGCGTTCGTTGCAGTCctgagatgggatgaaccGGAGGAGTGGCCCTCGATCTGGGGGCGTGCGGCGAATGCGACGTCTGTGAGGGGCTTTTGGGGGAAAGTGTGGAATAGGATTACGATCCCGACTTTTGCGTTCTATGCGGGCCTCTTCTTGGGTGTACTTGGCGTTGAGAAGAAAACAGGTTTGAGAAAGACATTGGTACCCCTGTTTGTTTTTTTACTTTCGGGCTTGTCACACGGCttgggggggtgggctgTTGGTGACGGGGCGATGGGTCGGGAtgtcttgttctttttcttgaaCTTTGTGGCTTGTGCCGTGGAGACTTTTGTCGGGAAGACGGCGGGGTGGAAGAGTTGCAAGAGAGGGGTGCCGTCTTGGACGGTGAGAACGGCCGGGATGATGTACCTGTTTGGATTCTTCTTTATGGTGGTGCCGCTGTGGATGTACCCCAAGATCTATGTTGCTCTGGGTATGTAG
- a CDS encoding uncharacterized protein (EggNog:ENOG503P991): protein MPSFTTKAAAVALALSYFSVQQVQCPPVFIGPILTVVGAVAGFAVEVTGAVLKCELGDCTDDRRRSVAGGLRARMLKARPILTGRQATPPTAPEGVPQFEFDRCFNDINGGSVLLEGPVENNGIRISGLPATCMNLATVLDGDASGGPPPTPCGSDCLLYNNLSAADYNNLRGILNDWAGA, encoded by the exons aTGCCTTCCTTTACCACCAAGGCCGCCGCTGTTGCGCTCGCGCTCAGCTACTTCTCCGTCCAGCAGGTCCAGTGCCCCCCGGTGTTCATCGGGCCCATCCTCACCGTCGTTGGCGCAGTTGCAGGCTTCGCCGTCGAGGTCACTGGTGCCGTCCTGAAGTGCGAACTCGGAGACTGCACCGACGACAGACGCCGCAGTGTGGCCGGCGGTCTCCGTGCCCGCATGCTCAAGGCGCGCCCCATCTTGACTGGCCGCCAGGCAACTCCCCCAACCGCCCCCGAGGGTGTGCCCCAGTTTGAGTTCGACAGGTGCTTCAACGACATCAACGGTGGAAGCGTCCTCCTTGAGGGTCCGGTGGAGAATAACG GCATCCGCATCAGCGGTCTTCCTGCTACCTGCATGAACCTTGCTActgttcttgatggcgacGCTTCTGGTGgaccccctcccacaccttGCGGCTCTGACTGCCTGCTGTACAACAACCTCAGTGCCGCCGACTACAACAACCTGCGCGGTAT